The following are encoded together in the Macadamia integrifolia cultivar HAES 741 unplaced genomic scaffold, SCU_Mint_v3 scaffold1458, whole genome shotgun sequence genome:
- the LOC122063804 gene encoding myb-related protein 308-like, with the protein MGRSPCCEKAHTNKGAWTKEEDDRLIAHIRAHGEGCWRSLPKAAGLLRCGKSCRLRWINYLRPDLKRGNFTEEEDQLIIKLHSLLGNKWSLIAGRLPGRTDNEIKNYWNTHIRRQLLSRGIDPASHRPLNEPALDVTTTISFSAIAKEEERIVVGGVLGFKEENNHQREERCPDLNLDLRISLPYQEPPKLILKSEERRTLCFSCSLGLQKSKDCSCSSNSNSNSSSSSSSSNSRSSSSSGSDFLGLKGGVLD; encoded by the exons ATGGGGAGGTCTCCTTGTTGTGAGAAAGCTCACACAAACAAAGGCGCATggaccaaagaagaagatgatcggcTTATAGCCCACATCCGAGCACACGGCGAGGGTTGCTGGCGGTCCCTCCCCAAGGCTGCCGGCCTTCTTCGGTGTGGTAAGAGTTGTAGACTCCGCTGGATCAATTACCTCCGCCCAGACCTCAAGCGTGGAAACTtcacagaagaagaagaccaactCATAATTAAACTTCATAGTCTCCTCGGCAACAA ATGGTCTCTTATAGCAGGGAGATTGCCAGGAAGAACAGATAATGAGATAAAGAATTATTGGAATACCCATATAAGGAGACAGCTTTTAAGCCGAGGGATTGACCCAGCATCTCACCGGCCACTCAATGAACCAGCCTTGGATGTCACAACCACCATCTCTTTTTCTGCTATTgctaaagaggaagaaaggataGTTGTTGGTGGAGTACTTGGGTTCAAAGAAGAGAACAACCAccaaagggaagaaagatgtccaGACCTCAATCTTGACCTTCGAATTAGCCTTCCTTATCAGGAACCCCCTAAGCTAATATTGAAGAGTGAAGAGAGGAGAACCCTTTGTTTCTCTTGCAGTTTGGGTTTGCAGAAAAGTAAGGACTGCAGTTGTAGTAGTAACAGTAACAGTaacagtagcagtagcagtagcagtagtAATAGccgcagtagcagcagcagtggtAGTGATTTCTTAGGGTTGAAAGGTGGTGTTTTAGATTAG